In Cottoperca gobio chromosome 1, fCotGob3.1, whole genome shotgun sequence, a genomic segment contains:
- the prss12 gene encoding LOW QUALITY PROTEIN: neurotrypsin (The sequence of the model RefSeq protein was modified relative to this genomic sequence to represent the inferred CDS: inserted 1 base in 1 codon; deleted 1 base in 1 codon) has product MLLNFGSGAACPLAHSKRSFIDLGRFSFPGLTLAPRQGDEPDWKSSPELMIEAADDKSHCLQLXYNQRLNMNLAFLALTAALLAVNSGLCYSSSVPSFILPFTDCVQSRGKDGFYGGAINVTESGSRCMNWTEVTGFKERYPGKGIGEHNHCRNPDGRIRPWCFFMNHKGRVDWGYCDCKQGSVRLQGGRTKLDGRVEVYLGGVWGSVCSDDWGDEDAAVVCRQLGKGISGCARVVPLFHPSMAKLHWRAVHCQGEEPDLLQCPKTTWNGGECSLAAAITCTQQQVVVALPIRLAGGRLGSEGTVEVFHAGQWGSICDDQWDDSDAEVVCRQLGLSGVARAWGQAHFGKGSGRVWLDEVRCTGNELTLEQCPKSPWGEHNCLHSEDAGVSCNPLTDGSVRLVGSASSYEGRLEVFYRGQWGTVCDDGWTDSNTQVVCRQLGYRLGETVLYEGLDITPVPRFGVGSGPILLDDVSCTGKEPSLLVCNRKEWLRHDCTHHEDVNIACSPDRNGVSLPTSVPVRLVGGESPREGRVELHLSGQWGTVCDDGWSDHDAEVVCRQLGYSGVAKARVMAYFGEGTGPIHVDNVKCSGEERSLADCIKQAPGTHNCRHSEDAGVICDYGEAQPSYKEVKDPVNSICGLRLIHTRQRRIIGGENSLRGGWPWQAAVRLRGSRGDGRLVCGATLIDTCWVLTSAHCFKRYGNSTKQYKVRVGDYHSLVPEEYEEEYGVDQIVIHPSYHSHSNDYDLALVRLSPGAVGQMPGECVSFSRHVLPACLPMRKERVLKQASNCHITGWGDTGRSYSKTLQQAPLSLLPRRHCLQYFHSAFTSRMLCAGSIQSERRVDSCRGDSGGPLVCERPGGGWVVYGVTSWGHACRTQQSPGVYTKVSAFSSWIRKVIGRDDRKEKKTMKGE; this is encoded by the exons ATGTTATTGAATTTTGGTTCTGGGGCTGCCTGCCCATTAGCCCACTCAAAAAGGAGTTTCATTGATCTGGGTCGTTTCTCCTTTCCCGGT CTCACTCTCGCCCCACGGCAGGGCGATGAGCCTGACTGGAAATCGTCTCCTGAGCTGATGATAGAAGCTGCTGATGATAAAAGCCACTGTCTTCAGC CCTACAACCAGAGACTTAACATGAATTTGGCATTTCTTGCTCTAACAGCCGCGCTTTTGGCTGTAAATAGCGGCTTATGTTATTCTAGCAGCGTCCCGTCATTCATCCTGCCGTTCACTGACTGCGTCCAGAGCCGTGGGAAAGACGGTTTCTACGGGGGAGCGATAAACGTCACGGAGTCCGGCAGCCGGTGTATGAACTGGACCGAAGTGACCGGCTTCAAGGAACGCTATCCGGGAAAAGGAATAGGAGAGCACAATCACTGTCGCAACCCTGACGGCAGAATCCGACCCTGGTGCTTTTTTATGAACCACAAAGGCAGAGTGGACTGGGGGTACTGCGACTGTAAACAAG GCTCTGTGCGTCTGCAAGGAGGCCGCACCAAGCTAGATGGCAGGGTGGAAGTCTATCTGGGAGGAGTGTGGGGGTCTGTCTGTAGTGATGACTGGGGTGACGAAGACGCTGCAGTGGTTTGCAGACAGCTGGGCAAGGG GATCTCAGGTTGTGCACGTGTAGTTCCCCTGTTTCATCCAAGCATGGCGAAGCTCCATTGGAGGGCAGTCCATTGCCAAGGAGAGGAGCCAGACCTGCTCCAGTGTCCTAAGACTACCTGGAATGGAGGGGAATGTTCTCTGGCTGCAGCCATCACTTGCACACAGCAGCAAG TGGTCGTGGCGCTCCCAATACGGCTGGCGGGAGGTCGATTAGGGTCAGAGGGCACAGTGGAGGTCTTCCATGCAGGGCAGTGGGGTTCCATATGTGACGACCAATGGGACGACAGTGATGCTGAGGTGGTGTGTCGACAACTGGGGCTGAG CGGTGTGGCGAGGGCATGGGGCCAGGCACATTTTGGCAAGGGTTCAGGCCGTGTGTGGCTGGACGAGGTGCGTTGCACAGGCAATGAGCTCACCCTGGAGCAATGTCCAAAAAGTCCCTGGGGGGAACACAACTGTCTGCATTCTGAGGATGCAGGAGTGTCCTGCAACCCTCTTACAG ATGGCTCCGTTAGGTTGGTTGGGAGCGCAAGCAGCTATGAGGGACGTTTAGAAGTATTTTACCGTGGTCAgtgggggacagtgtgtgatGACGGCTGGACAGACTCTAACACACAAGTGGTGTGCCGACAGCTCGGTTACAG ATTAGGTGAGACTGTCCTTTACGAAGGACTAGACATCACTCCAGTCCCACGCTTCGGGGTGGGGTCAGGTCCCATTCTTTTGGATGATGTGAGCTGCACAGGGAAAGAGCCTAGCCTATTAGTGTGCAACAGGAAGGAGTGGCTCCGTCATGACTGCACACACCATGAAGATGTTAACATCGCTTGCAGCCCTGATCGCAATGGAGTTAGTCTTCCAACGA GTGTTCCAGTAAGACTTGTGGGAGGAGAGAGCCCTAGGGAAGGTCGAGTGGAGCTCCATCTGTCTGGACAATGGGGGACCGTGTGTGATGACGGATGGTCTGATCATGATGCTGAGGTGGTGTGCCGACAGTTGGGTTacag TGGGGTGGCAAAGGCCCGTGTAATGGCGTACTTCGGGGAAGGCACAGGGCCCATCCACGTTGACAATGTGAAGTGCAGCGGCGAGGAGCGTTCGTTAGCAGACTGTATCAAACAGGCACCCGGCACGCACAACTGTCGCCATAGTGAGGACGCTGGGGTCATCTGTGACTATGGTGAAGCACAACCCAGCTACAAAGAGGTGAAAG ATCCTGTCAACTCAATTTGTGGTTTGCGGCTCATACACACTCGCCAGCGGCGAATCATAGGAGGAGAAAATTCTCTGAG GGGTGGCTGGCCATGGCAGGCTGCAGTTCGTTTGCGAGGATCTCGAGGAGACGGGAGGTTGGTGTGTGGAGCGACTCTCATTGACACCTGCTGGGTCCTCACCTCAGCACACTGCTTCAAgag GTATGGAAACAGTACCAAGCAGTATAAAGTTAGAGTGGGCGACTACCACTCCCTCGTCCCTGAGGAATACGAAGAGGAGTACGGCGTTGATCAGATTGTCATCCACCCAAGCTACCACTCCCATAGCAACGATTACGACCTTGCCTTGGTTCGTCTGTCACCTGGGGCAGTGGGTCAGATGCCGGGAGAGTGTGTGTCATTCAGCCGTCATGTTCTTCCAGCCTGTCTACCCATGAGGAAAGAGAGAGTGCTCAAGCAAGCCAGCAACTGTCACATTACCGGCTGGGGTGATACGG GTCGCTCATACTCCAAAACCCTACAACAGGCACCCCTCTCCCTACTTCCCCGTCGTCATTGCCTGCAGTATTTCCACAGTGCCTTCACAAGCCGCATGCTCTGTGCCGGCAGCATCCAGTCGGAGAGGCGTGTCGACAGTTGCCGTGGTGACAGTGGAGGTCCGTTGGTGTGTGAGCGTCCGGGAGGGGGTTGGGTAGTTTACGGGGTCACGTCCTGGGGTCATGCCTGTCGGACACAGCAGTCCCCTGGCGTCTACACCAAAGTCTCTGCCTTCAGCTCCTGGATACGCAAGGTGATTGGACGTgatgacagaaaagaaaaaaagacgaTGAAAGGTGAATGA